From Pseudoalteromonas rubra, one genomic window encodes:
- the rpmE gene encoding 50S ribosomal protein L31 has product MKEGIHPTYETITATCSCGNKFETRSTLCKDIHLDVCSACHPFYTGKQKILDTGGRVDRFNKRFGALSSKK; this is encoded by the coding sequence ATGAAAGAAGGTATTCATCCTACGTACGAAACAATTACAGCTACTTGTTCGTGCGGTAACAAATTCGAGACTCGTTCAACACTATGTAAAGACATTCACCTGGACGTATGTTCTGCATGTCACCCGTTCTACACTGGTAAGCAGAAGATCCTAGACACAGGTGGTCGTGTTGATCGCTTCAACAAGCGCTTTGGTGCGCTTAGCAGCAAGAAGTAA
- a CDS encoding malic enzyme-like NAD(P)-binding protein — translation MSDFREQALHYHAHPVPGKISVELTKPAETVKDLALAYSPGVAEPVREIAADPSNAYRYTGKGNMVAVISNGTAILGLGNLGPLASKPVMEGKALLFKRFAGLDSIDIEVKHRTTEDFINTVANIADTFGGINLEDIKAPECFEIERALIERCDVPVFHDDQHGTAIVTAAGMLNALEIQGKNIHDAIMVCLGAGAAAIACMELLIKCGAQREHIYMLDRKGVIHTRRDDLNEYKKLFANNTDKRTLQDVIEDADVFVGVSGPDLLSPEDLKLMADKPVVFACSNPDPEISPEVAHGARDDLIMATGRSDYPNQVNNVLCFPFIFRGALDVRATAINDEMKIAAVEAIRSIAKEPVPAEVLKAADVNSLEFGEHYIIPKPMDPRLLPRIARAVAEAAVESGVAQIEMPENYMA, via the coding sequence ATGTCAGACTTTCGTGAACAAGCGTTACATTACCATGCCCACCCCGTTCCAGGAAAAATCAGCGTAGAGTTGACCAAGCCTGCAGAAACCGTCAAAGACTTAGCCCTGGCATACAGCCCAGGTGTTGCGGAGCCGGTTCGTGAAATCGCAGCCGATCCCAGCAATGCATACCGTTACACAGGCAAAGGTAACATGGTGGCTGTGATCAGTAATGGCACTGCTATTTTGGGATTAGGCAACCTGGGTCCGTTGGCTTCCAAACCAGTGATGGAAGGTAAAGCCTTGCTATTTAAGCGCTTTGCTGGCCTGGATTCAATTGATATTGAAGTTAAGCACCGTACCACTGAAGACTTTATCAATACAGTTGCAAACATTGCCGATACCTTTGGCGGTATTAATCTGGAAGACATCAAAGCACCTGAGTGTTTTGAGATTGAGCGTGCGCTGATCGAGCGATGTGATGTGCCGGTATTTCATGATGATCAGCACGGCACCGCGATTGTCACTGCTGCGGGTATGTTGAACGCGCTGGAGATCCAGGGTAAGAACATTCATGACGCCATTATGGTTTGTCTGGGAGCGGGTGCCGCTGCCATCGCGTGTATGGAGCTTTTAATTAAGTGTGGCGCACAGCGTGAACACATTTATATGCTTGACCGCAAAGGGGTTATTCACACTCGCCGTGATGATCTCAACGAATACAAGAAGTTGTTTGCCAATAACACGGACAAGCGCACGTTACAGGACGTGATCGAAGATGCCGACGTGTTTGTGGGTGTCTCTGGTCCGGATCTGTTGTCACCGGAAGATCTGAAATTAATGGCTGATAAGCCAGTGGTATTTGCCTGTTCTAACCCGGACCCTGAGATCAGCCCAGAAGTGGCGCATGGCGCGCGTGATGATCTGATCATGGCAACGGGTCGCTCTGATTACCCTAACCAAGTGAACAATGTACTGTGCTTCCCGTTTATCTTCCGGGGTGCGCTGGACGTGCGTGCCACGGCCATTAACGATGAAATGAAGATTGCAGCGGTAGAAGCAATCCGCAGCATTGCCAAAGAACCGGTGCCTGCTGAAGTACTCAAAGCAGCGGATGTGAATAGCCTGGAGTTTGGTGAACATTACATCATCCCTAAGCCGATGGACCCGCGTTTGTTGCCACGTATCGCCAGAGCCGTTGCCGAGGCTGCGGTAGAGTCGGGTGTTGCGCAAATTGAGATGCCAGAAAACTACATGGCATAA
- the metJ gene encoding met regulon transcriptional regulator MetJ produces MAKWNGEYIHPYAEHGKKSEQVKKITVSIPLNVLKVLTDERTRRQVNNLRHATNSELLCEAFLHAFTGQPLPGDEDLRKDNPEKIPAEVRQIMTEMGLEIPEINEE; encoded by the coding sequence ATGGCTAAATGGAACGGTGAATATATTCACCCTTATGCAGAACACGGTAAGAAATCAGAACAGGTAAAAAAGATTACTGTTTCTATCCCGCTCAACGTACTGAAAGTGCTGACCGATGAGCGCACCCGTCGCCAGGTCAACAACCTGCGTCACGCGACGAACAGTGAGTTACTGTGTGAGGCATTTCTGCATGCCTTTACCGGCCAGCCACTCCCTGGTGACGAAGATCTGCGCAAAGACAACCCGGAAAAAATCCCGGCAGAAGTCCGTCAGATCATGACGGAAATGGGTCTGGAGATCCCAGAGATAAATGAAGAATAA
- the metB gene encoding cystathionine gamma-synthase yields the protein MSQSNKSTIAVRTGIDADKHHGAVVPPLYLSTTYSFADFDKKRDYDYGRSGNPNRDILAQTLAELEGGAKGIITATGMAAVHLVTQLLNADDTLVIPHDCYGGSYRLFTSLEKRGLLRVKVLDLTRSDSLQEILAIKPKLVWIETPSNPILRLTDIQAVVDVAAQCGALVAADNTFLSPALQNPIAFGVDIVVHSTTKYINGHSDVVGGAVIAKTEELGDELAWWANNIGITGAPFDSYLTLRGLRTLNVRLKQHQENALAIARYLEQSEFVSQVYYPGLESHPQHALAKQQQQGFGGMVSFDIKGELADAAKFLTSVKQFSLAESLGGVESLICHPATMTHAGMDPAARLEAGVGDTLIRISVGIEEIDDLLADFEQAFAAVKAAQGNSSDNAKAFKLSPAHTALW from the coding sequence ATGAGCCAAAGCAACAAGTCAACCATAGCGGTACGTACAGGCATAGATGCTGACAAGCATCATGGTGCAGTGGTGCCGCCGCTTTATCTGTCGACCACCTATTCTTTCGCGGATTTTGATAAAAAGCGCGATTACGATTATGGCCGCAGTGGTAACCCGAATCGCGATATTCTTGCGCAAACACTGGCGGAGCTGGAAGGTGGCGCTAAGGGGATCATTACCGCAACGGGTATGGCCGCGGTTCACCTGGTGACTCAGTTATTGAATGCTGATGATACCTTAGTGATCCCACACGACTGTTATGGGGGCAGTTATCGCTTGTTTACCTCGCTGGAAAAGCGCGGTTTGCTCAGGGTAAAAGTACTGGATCTGACACGCAGTGACAGTTTGCAGGAAATTCTGGCCATTAAACCTAAACTGGTCTGGATTGAAACACCAAGTAACCCCATTTTACGCTTAACCGATATCCAGGCTGTTGTGGATGTCGCCGCGCAGTGCGGTGCGCTGGTTGCCGCTGATAACACTTTCTTGTCGCCGGCACTGCAAAACCCCATCGCATTTGGGGTCGATATAGTGGTGCATTCCACCACTAAGTATATCAATGGTCACTCTGATGTTGTGGGTGGAGCTGTGATTGCCAAAACCGAGGAGCTGGGTGATGAACTGGCCTGGTGGGCCAACAATATCGGCATCACCGGTGCGCCGTTTGACAGTTACCTGACTTTACGTGGTTTACGTACACTCAATGTTCGCCTTAAACAGCATCAGGAAAATGCGCTGGCGATTGCACGTTACCTTGAGCAATCAGAGTTTGTTAGCCAGGTTTATTATCCCGGGCTGGAAAGCCACCCTCAGCACGCACTGGCGAAACAGCAGCAGCAAGGTTTCGGCGGCATGGTGAGTTTTGATATTAAAGGGGAACTGGCGGACGCCGCTAAGTTCCTGACCAGTGTGAAGCAATTCTCCTTGGCAGAATCCCTGGGGGGCGTTGAAAGTTTGATCTGTCACCCGGCAACCATGACACATGCGGGCATGGATCCGGCTGCACGGCTTGAGGCGGGTGTTGGTGACACACTGATCCGCATTTCGGTGGGGATTGAGGAAATCGACGATTTATTAGCAGACTTTGAGCAGGCATTTGCTGCGGTGAAGGCCGCGCAAGGCAACTCCAGTGACAATGCGAAAGCATTTAAGCTCTCGCCAGCACATACGGCATTGTGGTAG
- the metL gene encoding bifunctional aspartate kinase/homoserine dehydrogenase II, with product MTKAVHKFGGSSLSSAARYQAVANIIIGQCQSGDCIVVSAAGKTTNTLVALWQSYQQQDERAFSDILLQVENHQLQLIDELFNATQQSSLVAELRDELSSIGRQAQSRQLLEAPLLAFGEIWSARLLAALLNTLNIAAQDVDARTLFTQHQGQLMHSQNRSACHQALDQDKIYVVTGFIAADSAGNTVTLGRNGSDYSATLLANYLDAASVSIWTDTPGVFSTDPRKVGNAIKYSKVCRAQANLLARLGNPVLHAKTLSPLKETAIKLQVRSSFDPDVQGTEVVKQGYSKEKRFVTTFGDLDLLRVDTLVSGEVGALSQLIQHGIHHFNQNGEDYLLVPSEFTHQVVLRLSGRVTIVESHLRGFAVVAPSPDIAPLVRQAQTVLDEQAVVVRFTHSATDYALFLTDQAIDSDVLAILHDKLVNKGRELAVIIAGLGNVGEVFLSQCQQQIARLQSQFDLKVVALLRSQKMVFCPSGLTLSQWQQQWHSEAQDYSHEELLDRISELDYEHKVVIDITASEAFSQLYPDFAAHDCHLISANKYAGTAQHDWYQALRTQLQERNLLWRYNTSVGAGLPVNFALADLQNSGDRVVRIEGVFSGTLSWLCSSFDGTRPFSELVLAAQEMGYTEPDPREDLSGRDMQRKLLILARELGLQLELDDIALEALMPETLAEGSWEAFLARKDELDAFYQQRQEAALAADKVLRYTGALEIDASGTVRAKVGIAQVAQGSAIANLTPGDNIFVITTQWYEQNPLVIQGPGAGKEVTAAGIHSDLYWLTQQLR from the coding sequence ATGACAAAAGCAGTACATAAATTCGGTGGGTCGAGCCTGAGCTCGGCTGCCCGTTATCAGGCGGTTGCCAATATCATCATTGGGCAGTGCCAGAGCGGTGACTGTATCGTGGTATCGGCCGCAGGTAAAACCACCAATACTTTGGTTGCCTTGTGGCAGAGTTATCAGCAGCAGGACGAACGGGCTTTTAGTGACATCTTGTTGCAAGTGGAAAACCATCAGCTGCAGCTGATTGATGAGCTATTTAACGCAACGCAGCAATCCTCGCTGGTCGCTGAATTACGGGATGAACTGAGCAGCATCGGTCGTCAGGCACAGTCACGCCAGTTGCTCGAAGCCCCGTTGTTGGCGTTTGGTGAGATCTGGTCAGCGCGTTTACTGGCAGCTTTGTTGAACACCTTGAATATTGCTGCGCAGGATGTTGATGCGCGTACTTTGTTTACTCAGCATCAGGGACAACTGATGCACAGTCAAAATCGCAGCGCCTGCCACCAGGCACTTGATCAGGACAAAATATATGTCGTGACCGGTTTTATTGCCGCTGATAGTGCAGGCAATACGGTCACGTTGGGACGCAACGGCAGTGATTACAGCGCCACATTATTAGCCAACTATTTAGATGCGGCGTCTGTGTCTATCTGGACCGACACGCCAGGCGTTTTCAGCACCGATCCACGTAAAGTGGGTAATGCAATCAAGTACAGTAAAGTGTGCCGTGCGCAGGCTAATTTGCTGGCACGGCTTGGCAACCCGGTTTTGCACGCAAAAACATTGTCACCACTTAAAGAGACCGCCATTAAGCTCCAGGTACGCAGTAGTTTTGACCCAGACGTGCAGGGCACCGAAGTGGTCAAGCAAGGGTACAGCAAAGAAAAGCGCTTTGTGACCACGTTTGGTGATCTGGATTTATTGCGGGTTGATACCCTGGTTTCTGGAGAAGTCGGGGCGCTTAGTCAGCTGATCCAGCATGGCATCCACCACTTCAACCAAAACGGCGAAGATTACCTGCTGGTGCCCAGTGAATTCACACATCAGGTTGTTTTGCGCCTGAGTGGCCGGGTCACCATCGTTGAATCTCACCTGCGTGGTTTTGCTGTGGTTGCACCTAGCCCGGACATTGCACCGTTAGTGCGCCAGGCACAGACGGTACTGGATGAACAGGCCGTGGTGGTGCGCTTTACTCACAGTGCCACAGACTATGCCTTATTCCTGACGGATCAGGCCATTGACAGTGATGTGTTGGCTATCTTGCACGACAAACTGGTGAATAAAGGGCGTGAACTGGCGGTGATCATCGCCGGTCTGGGCAACGTTGGTGAGGTCTTCCTGAGCCAGTGTCAGCAGCAAATTGCGCGCCTGCAGAGCCAGTTTGATTTGAAAGTGGTGGCACTGTTGCGCTCACAGAAAATGGTGTTCTGCCCGAGCGGCTTAACGTTGTCGCAATGGCAACAGCAGTGGCATAGTGAGGCGCAGGATTACTCGCATGAAGAACTGCTGGATCGCATCAGCGAGCTGGATTATGAACACAAGGTGGTGATTGATATCACTGCCAGTGAGGCATTTAGTCAGCTTTACCCGGATTTTGCGGCCCATGATTGCCATCTGATCAGTGCGAATAAGTATGCCGGAACTGCGCAACATGACTGGTATCAGGCATTGCGTACTCAGTTGCAAGAGCGTAACTTGCTGTGGCGCTATAACACCAGTGTTGGCGCCGGGCTGCCAGTCAATTTCGCGCTTGCCGATCTGCAAAATAGCGGCGACAGAGTCGTGCGGATTGAAGGGGTGTTTTCAGGTACTTTATCCTGGTTGTGCAGCAGTTTTGATGGCACTCGTCCTTTCTCTGAGCTGGTATTGGCGGCACAAGAGATGGGGTATACCGAGCCGGATCCCAGAGAAGATTTATCCGGTCGCGATATGCAGCGCAAGCTATTGATCCTGGCACGTGAACTGGGTTTACAGCTGGAACTGGACGACATTGCCTTAGAGGCGCTGATGCCTGAGACATTGGCTGAAGGCAGTTGGGAAGCCTTTTTGGCACGCAAAGATGAGTTAGATGCGTTTTACCAGCAACGTCAGGAAGCAGCCCTGGCTGCTGACAAAGTGCTGAGGTATACCGGTGCCCTGGAGATTGACGCATCAGGAACAGTCCGTGCCAAAGTGGGCATTGCGCAAGTTGCTCAGGGGAGCGCGATTGCCAATTTAACCCCGGGGGACAACATTTTTGTGATAACCACCCAGTGGTATGAACAAAACCCCTTGGTTATTCAAGGGCCAGGTGCGGGTAAAGAAGTAACCGCAGCGGGGATCCACTCGGACTTGTACTGGTTAACGCAACAGCTGAGATAA
- a CDS encoding penicillin-binding protein 1A, with product MNLLKRLLQLILLCTTLGLLTLFGLYYYVKSDIPSVKVLKDVQLQTPMQVFTRDGKLINQFGEKRRIPVKINDIPEPLLQAFLATEDNRFYDHFGIDPIGIVRSFIVLVSTGEKKQGASTITMQLARNFFLTREKAYIRKVKEIFIALHIERLLNKDEILELYLNKIELGHRAFGIGAAAQVYYGKELHELSLAQMAMLAGLPKAPSALNPIRNPQRAKLRRNVVLGRMLTEGYISQAQYNEATQAPITAKRHGAEIELYAPYISEMVRAYMVKTYGEDQAYNSGFKVYTTVESDVQAAAQQALIDNLHAYDMRHGFRGPQAQYWQPEETPWSTTQILKKLRNVKEIDPLQAGVVTALEEQSATILLKDGTSVTLPWSGLKWARAYITERRQGLPPKQASDILAPGMQIWVRNKDQNWLLSQFPQPASALVSLDPQSGRIKALVGGYSFRQSQYNRAVQAKRQVGSNIKPFIYSGALEAGYTLSTIINDAPINHWDKSMGVAWRPKNSPDVYSGPIRIRRALAQSKNVVSVRLLRGMGLNAAADHILKFGFNNEDIVRSESLALGSASLTPLEMARGMSAFANGGHLVETYFIEKLTDSYGNVLGAAQPLSICSEEEWEVDQYTCAPRIISERNAFLIADAMKSAIWGGGSWKHKTGWTGTGWRAQALKRKDLAGKTGTTNSSVDTWFTGFNRNVLTTVWVGFDDPGKSLGRAAYNANQGKQQIVGAEAGATSALPGWVQFMRAALKDEPLAPIDPPPGLVSVRIDLKTGLLSERNDHTSRFEYFERGTTPTKYVLETGSSTPFEEQLPDTEELF from the coding sequence GTGAATTTATTAAAAAGATTACTACAACTTATACTGCTTTGCACGACACTGGGCCTGCTTACCTTGTTCGGCCTTTATTACTATGTCAAATCTGACATACCCAGTGTAAAGGTTTTAAAAGATGTACAGCTGCAAACCCCAATGCAGGTCTTTACCCGCGACGGCAAACTGATCAATCAGTTTGGCGAGAAACGCCGTATCCCGGTTAAAATTAATGACATTCCAGAGCCTTTACTCCAGGCTTTTCTGGCCACCGAAGACAACCGCTTTTATGATCATTTTGGCATCGACCCGATCGGTATTGTGCGGTCATTTATCGTCCTGGTCAGCACCGGGGAGAAAAAACAAGGCGCCAGTACGATCACCATGCAGCTGGCACGAAACTTCTTCCTGACCCGGGAAAAGGCCTATATTCGTAAAGTGAAAGAAATCTTTATCGCCTTACATATCGAACGATTACTCAATAAAGATGAAATTCTTGAGCTTTACCTCAATAAAATAGAACTGGGTCATCGAGCCTTTGGGATTGGGGCAGCTGCCCAAGTGTATTATGGCAAGGAACTACACGAGCTGAGCCTGGCGCAAATGGCGATGCTGGCCGGCCTGCCCAAAGCACCTTCAGCACTTAATCCAATCCGTAACCCGCAGCGTGCCAAGTTACGCCGCAACGTCGTGTTGGGCAGGATGCTGACTGAAGGCTACATCTCTCAGGCCCAATACAACGAGGCCACTCAGGCACCGATCACAGCAAAACGACATGGCGCTGAAATCGAACTCTATGCGCCTTACATATCGGAAATGGTCCGCGCTTACATGGTGAAAACCTATGGTGAAGACCAGGCCTACAACTCCGGTTTTAAGGTTTATACCACAGTCGAGTCAGACGTTCAGGCCGCTGCACAACAAGCCCTGATCGACAACCTCCACGCTTATGATATGCGACACGGCTTCCGTGGTCCGCAAGCGCAATACTGGCAACCAGAGGAAACCCCCTGGTCAACCACTCAGATCCTAAAGAAGCTGCGCAATGTCAAAGAAATAGACCCGCTTCAAGCAGGTGTAGTGACAGCACTTGAAGAGCAAAGTGCCACGATATTGCTCAAAGACGGCACCTCTGTCACTTTGCCCTGGTCCGGGTTAAAATGGGCGCGTGCATACATCACAGAGCGCCGCCAGGGGTTACCGCCGAAACAAGCAAGTGATATTCTCGCGCCTGGTATGCAGATCTGGGTGCGTAATAAAGACCAGAACTGGTTACTCAGCCAATTCCCTCAGCCTGCCAGTGCGCTGGTGTCATTAGATCCACAAAGTGGTCGCATTAAAGCCCTGGTTGGCGGCTACAGTTTCCGTCAAAGCCAGTATAATCGGGCCGTTCAGGCTAAGCGCCAGGTTGGTTCGAACATCAAGCCATTTATCTACTCGGGTGCGCTGGAAGCAGGCTACACTTTGTCGACCATCATCAACGATGCCCCAATCAATCATTGGGATAAAAGCATGGGCGTCGCCTGGCGTCCGAAAAACAGCCCTGATGTGTACAGTGGCCCAATTCGTATTCGCCGTGCTCTGGCTCAGTCGAAAAACGTTGTGTCAGTACGCTTACTGCGGGGTATGGGGCTCAACGCAGCAGCCGACCATATTCTCAAGTTTGGTTTTAATAACGAGGACATTGTTCGAAGCGAATCGCTGGCTCTGGGCAGTGCATCACTGACACCGCTAGAAATGGCCCGCGGCATGAGTGCCTTTGCCAATGGCGGTCACTTAGTCGAGACCTATTTTATTGAAAAACTCACCGACAGCTATGGCAACGTCCTAGGTGCCGCCCAACCACTGAGCATCTGTAGTGAAGAAGAGTGGGAAGTCGACCAATACACCTGTGCACCGCGGATCATCTCCGAGCGCAATGCATTTTTAATCGCCGACGCAATGAAAAGCGCGATCTGGGGCGGCGGCAGCTGGAAACACAAAACCGGCTGGACTGGCACCGGCTGGCGTGCACAGGCGCTAAAACGCAAAGATCTGGCCGGCAAGACCGGTACTACCAACAGCTCGGTCGATACCTGGTTTACGGGGTTTAATCGCAACGTACTCACCACCGTCTGGGTCGGGTTTGACGATCCGGGTAAGTCGCTGGGCCGCGCAGCGTATAACGCCAATCAGGGCAAGCAACAGATCGTCGGTGCCGAGGCAGGTGCCACGTCAGCACTGCCGGGTTGGGTGCAGTTTATGCGTGCAGCATTGAAAGATGAGCCACTTGCACCAATTGACCCGCCTCCTGGCCTGGTGTCTGTGCGCATCGATTTAAAAACCGGGCTATTGAGTGAGCGTAACGATCACACCAGCCGTTTCGAATATTTTGAGCGTGGTACTACCCCAACAAAATACGTACTTGAAACGGGCTCCAGTACGCCGTTTGAAGAGCAACTCCCGGATACAGAAGAGCTGTTCTAA
- a CDS encoding pilus assembly protein PilM → MLRQFLKKQAPMMVGVDIGSHCVKAVLLAESSAGYRVEAVAIEPLPKGAMKERAIQDIEAVGKVISKIRKRLPKTSHFAAVAVSGQTVITKMIFMDVSLSDAELESQIAIEADSLIPYPLDEVSLDFEKLTVNEADPSKVNVLLSAARTESVQARVSALEEAGLKAKVVDVESYALARSAEVLYGQLPSDAYDKVVGIIDIGAVVTLVSVVQSGKTLYTRDQVFGGEQYTNSIVAYYNKSFDQAELAKTTGDLPPNYTFEVLAPFQTSLLQQVRRALQMFMTTSGQEQVDYIVLTGGTAQVEGLDRLLVDELGVHAIVADPFANMEIAPKVDRGVLNNHRAQFAIATGLALRSFSSCHI, encoded by the coding sequence ATGTTGCGTCAATTTTTAAAAAAACAAGCTCCAATGATGGTCGGAGTAGACATAGGCTCACATTGCGTAAAGGCTGTTTTGTTAGCCGAATCAAGCGCAGGGTACCGGGTTGAGGCTGTTGCCATTGAACCGTTACCCAAAGGCGCGATGAAAGAGCGTGCCATTCAGGATATTGAAGCGGTCGGTAAAGTCATCAGTAAAATACGCAAACGCCTGCCAAAAACCAGTCACTTTGCAGCTGTTGCTGTCTCTGGCCAAACGGTCATTACCAAAATGATTTTTATGGATGTGTCCTTAAGCGATGCTGAATTAGAATCACAAATCGCGATTGAGGCCGACAGCCTGATCCCTTATCCACTCGATGAAGTCAGCCTGGATTTCGAAAAGCTAACGGTGAATGAGGCGGATCCCTCCAAGGTCAATGTGCTATTGTCTGCGGCCAGGACGGAAAGTGTACAGGCGCGTGTAAGTGCACTGGAAGAAGCTGGCTTAAAAGCGAAAGTTGTGGATGTTGAAAGTTACGCCCTCGCCCGTTCTGCTGAGGTTTTGTATGGTCAGCTTCCCTCTGATGCTTACGATAAAGTCGTCGGGATCATTGATATTGGTGCTGTGGTGACTTTGGTGAGTGTCGTACAGTCCGGTAAAACGCTATATACCCGGGACCAGGTTTTTGGTGGAGAGCAGTACACTAATAGCATTGTTGCGTATTACAACAAGAGTTTTGATCAGGCCGAGTTGGCAAAAACCACCGGTGATTTGCCGCCGAACTATACCTTTGAAGTACTCGCGCCATTCCAGACTTCGCTGTTACAGCAGGTGCGTCGTGCGCTACAAATGTTTATGACGACCAGTGGCCAGGAGCAAGTCGACTACATTGTTTTGACCGGGGGGACTGCACAAGTGGAAGGGCTCGACCGTTTGCTTGTGGATGAGCTGGGTGTGCATGCTATTGTGGCGGATCCGTTTGCGAATATGGAAATAGCGCCTAAAGTGGATCGAGGTGTACTGAATAATCACAGAGCGCAGTTTGCCATCGCAACCGGGTTGGCACTGAGGAGCTTTTCGTCATGCCACATATAA
- a CDS encoding PilN domain-containing protein, whose amino-acid sequence MPHINLLPWREQQRQASQQKFLAILGIIVAASLALMYGIGAFYDTLKEGQEIKNLYLSSEIKKLDKRIGEIRGLNQQKENLQRRIRLIEELQSNRNLGTQIIDEVTRVVPAGVYLTSLERQQNMIKVIGRSESNNRLSQMLRAVESSYLLRDPLLQGIVAGEREERLLSNFTMNFYVKTFAQMEKERAELAQTTQAEN is encoded by the coding sequence ATGCCACATATAAATTTACTGCCCTGGCGAGAGCAGCAACGGCAGGCTTCTCAACAAAAATTCCTGGCCATATTGGGGATCATCGTCGCTGCCAGCTTAGCGCTGATGTACGGCATTGGTGCATTTTATGACACCCTTAAAGAAGGGCAGGAAATTAAGAACCTTTACCTGTCCAGTGAGATTAAAAAGCTGGATAAGCGGATCGGGGAAATCCGCGGGTTGAACCAACAAAAAGAAAACCTGCAGCGTCGGATCCGGCTGATTGAAGAGTTGCAGAGCAACCGTAATTTGGGCACGCAGATCATTGATGAGGTGACACGCGTTGTGCCAGCGGGCGTCTATCTGACGAGTTTGGAGCGACAACAGAATATGATCAAAGTGATTGGCCGCAGTGAATCGAACAATCGCCTGTCGCAAATGTTACGAGCAGTCGAGTCGTCTTATTTATTGCGGGATCCGTTACTCCAGGGCATTGTCGCTGGTGAACGCGAAGAGCGTTTACTGAGTAACTTCACGATGAATTTTTACGTTAAAACGTTCGCTCAAATGGAGAAAGAACGCGCCGAGTTAGCTCAGACAACGCAGGCGGAGAATTAG
- a CDS encoding type 4a pilus biogenesis protein PilO, translating to MKLDLKSLQEIDWNEIELDNIGEWPMPVKAICCAVVVVIMLVVGYSMLVSASVASFERAVKKEEELRTSYRVKYGRANNLELYRQQMQDMEAQFSQLLRKLPTSNETPGLLDDLTYVGTSSGLTFLKIGWLPEIKKEFYTELPINLEVVGTYHEFGEFVSKVAQLPRIVSLHDFRIEGAGNNQLVFSVVAKTYRYEQETEE from the coding sequence ATGAAACTTGATTTGAAGTCGCTGCAGGAGATCGACTGGAACGAAATTGAGCTGGATAACATTGGCGAGTGGCCGATGCCAGTGAAAGCCATTTGTTGCGCTGTGGTGGTGGTGATCATGCTGGTCGTAGGATACAGCATGCTGGTCTCTGCGTCGGTGGCTAGCTTTGAGCGAGCGGTCAAAAAAGAAGAAGAGTTGCGCACCAGCTACCGCGTCAAATACGGTCGGGCAAATAACCTGGAGTTATATCGACAGCAAATGCAGGATATGGAAGCGCAGTTTTCTCAATTGTTAAGAAAACTGCCAACCTCGAATGAAACTCCGGGGTTGCTCGATGACTTAACGTATGTTGGCACATCCAGTGGTCTGACGTTTCTAAAAATAGGCTGGCTGCCTGAGATTAAAAAAGAATTTTATACGGAACTGCCAATTAATCTTGAAGTTGTGGGGACGTATCACGAGTTTGGTGAGTTTGTCAGTAAAGTGGCACAGTTGCCGCGTATTGTGAGTTTGCATGATTTTCGTATTGAGGGCGCAGGCAATAATCAGCTGGTGTTTAGCGTGGTAGCAAAAACCTACCGCTACGAACAGGAGACTGAAGAATGA
- a CDS encoding pilus assembly protein PilP, with the protein MRRLLVLFAMIALTGCNDNTAEQKEFIDRVQANATPSIDPMPEMAQFEHFPYSAAQLRSPFVAPQPEVIESRLVQVKNCLHPDPNRPRDPLEKYALDNLMMKGTITRGETVWALIRAGEQGLFRIKKNEYMGLYHGKVVSVQADHLELMELIPDGTGCWKERLSKVEMVEAEDVGASEE; encoded by the coding sequence ATGAGGCGTCTGCTGGTTTTGTTTGCGATGATTGCACTGACAGGGTGTAACGATAACACTGCAGAACAAAAAGAGTTTATTGACCGGGTGCAGGCGAATGCGACTCCGAGCATAGACCCTATGCCCGAAATGGCGCAGTTTGAGCATTTTCCCTATAGTGCGGCTCAACTACGCAGTCCTTTTGTTGCCCCACAACCGGAAGTCATTGAGAGTCGCCTGGTACAGGTTAAAAACTGTCTTCACCCAGATCCGAATCGTCCCCGAGATCCGCTAGAAAAATACGCGCTGGACAACTTGATGATGAAAGGCACGATCACACGCGGTGAGACGGTATGGGCGTTGATCAGAGCTGGCGAGCAAGGTTTGTTCAGAATAAAGAAAAATGAATACATGGGTTTGTATCACGGTAAAGTGGTGAGCGTACAAGCAGACCATCTGGAGTTGATGGAACTGATCCCAGACGGAACGGGGTGTTGGAAAGAGCGCCTGAGCAAAGTCGAAATGGTGGAAGCCGAGGACGTTGGTGCCAGTGAAGAATAA